One segment of Neodiprion fabricii isolate iyNeoFabr1 chromosome 1, iyNeoFabr1.1, whole genome shotgun sequence DNA contains the following:
- the LOC124183200 gene encoding sphingomyelin synthase-related protein 1-like isoform X1, which produces MVTKSVAEWTTQDVAIWLEENGHCRFKDAFENVHSIDGRALLTLTEEDLKPEVMSIRCIGDIKRLHISIKQLQRDNITTLYELGQIDLFPSTTYYTHQRQDVPSNGVVNNDASMEHESYSASVSEDGQASHLPPEIWKTFISLGYLFIVTWITAFVMVIVHDRVPDMKKYPPLPDIFLDNVPHIPWAFDMCEVTGTLLFAIWLVVLIFHRYRFILLRRFFALSGTVFLLRCVTMLITSLSVPGAHLQCQPRKGSDEEWSGYATAYGELYNKISMAYVIWRGAGMSIQGVRTCGDYMFSGHTVALTMLNFFITEYTSRQLYFLHTFTWMLNMFGIFFILAAHEHYSIDVFVAFYITSRLFLYYHTLANNQALMQRDSNRTRIWFPLFSFFESSVDGIVPNEYESPSEIICNLICAGKDAFNFVHSHISFHKAQLCNNVEEVPSNGRGGDSGKKKKL; this is translated from the exons ATGGTCACTAAGAGTGTGGCGGAATGGACAACCCAAGATGTTGCAATCTGGTTGGAAGAAAATGGTCATTGCCGATTTAAGGACGCTTTTGAAAATGTACATTCAATAGATGGCAGAGCACTCTTGACCCTAACGGAAGAGGATCTGAAGCCTGAAGTGATGAGTATCAGATGCATTGGAGATATCAAAAGACTGCACATCAGTATTAAACAGTTGCAAAGAGACAACATCACTACTTTGTACGAGTTGGGACAGATCGACTTGTTCCCATCGACCACTTACTATACTCATCAACGCCAAGAT GTACCCAGCAATGGAGTGGTTAACAATGACGCCTCCATGGAACACGAGTCGTACTCAGCATCCGTGTCTGAAGATGGCCAAGCATCTCATCTACCAccagaaatttggaaaactttCATAAGCTTAGGGTACCTCTTCATTGTCACATGGATCACTGCCTTCGTTATGGTCATTGTTCACGATCGAGTACCTGACATGAAAAAATACCCACCATTACCAGACATATTTTTAGATAATGTTCCACACATACCGTGGGCTTTCGATATGTGCGAAGTAACAGGAACGTTACTGTTTGCGATTTGGCTGGTGGTGCTTATCTTTCACAGATATAG GTTTATATTACTACGAAGATTCTTTGCCCTGTCCGGGACAGTCTTCCTTTTGAGATGCGTAACCATGCTCATAACTTCTCTGTCTGTACCTGGTGCTCATCTGCAGTGTCAGCCAAGGAAGGGGTCTGATGAAGAATGGTCGGGGTATGC GACTGCGTATGGTGAACTCTACAACAAGATATCTATGGCGTATGTAATCTGGAGAGGCGCCGGTATGTCCATTCAAGGAGTTCGAACTTGCGGTGATTACATGTTCAGCGGGCATACAGTGGCATTAACTATGTTGAACTTCTTCATAACTGAAT ataCATCAAGGCAGTTGTACTTCCTGCACACGTTCACGTGGATGCTTAATAtgtttggaatattttttattctggcAGCGCATGAGCACTACTCTATCGACGTGTTTGTTGCATTTTACATAACTTCTCGACTCTTTTTGTATTATCATACACTGGCTAACAATCAAGCCTTAATGCAACGGGATTCCAATCGAACAAGAATTTGGTTTCCACTGTTCAGCTTCTTCGAGTCGTCGGTTGACGGGATTGTTCCAAACGAGTATGAATCCCCTTCAGAGATCATTTGCAATTTGATATGTGCCGGAAAGGATGCGTTCAATTTCGTTCATTCTCACATCTCGTTTCACAAAGCCCAGCTTTGCAACAACGTTGAGGAAGTTCCGTCGAATGGCAGAGGCGGCgatagtggtaaaaaaaagaaactttaa
- the LOC124183200 gene encoding sphingomyelin synthase-related protein 1-like isoform X2 — protein MVTKSVAEWTTQDVAIWLEENGHCRFKDAFENVHSIDGRALLTLTEEDLKPEVMSIRCIGDIKRLHISIKQLQRDNITTLYELGQIDLFPSTTYYTHQRQDVPSNGVVNNDASMEHESYSASVSEDGQASHLPPEIWKTFISLGYLFIVTWITAFVMVIVHDRVPDMKKYPPLPDIFLDNVPHIPWAFDMCEVTGTLLFAIWLVVLIFHRYRFILLRRFFALSGTVFLLRCVTMLITSLSVPGAHLQCQPRKGSDEEWSGTAYGELYNKISMAYVIWRGAGMSIQGVRTCGDYMFSGHTVALTMLNFFITEYTSRQLYFLHTFTWMLNMFGIFFILAAHEHYSIDVFVAFYITSRLFLYYHTLANNQALMQRDSNRTRIWFPLFSFFESSVDGIVPNEYESPSEIICNLICAGKDAFNFVHSHISFHKAQLCNNVEEVPSNGRGGDSGKKKKL, from the exons ATGGTCACTAAGAGTGTGGCGGAATGGACAACCCAAGATGTTGCAATCTGGTTGGAAGAAAATGGTCATTGCCGATTTAAGGACGCTTTTGAAAATGTACATTCAATAGATGGCAGAGCACTCTTGACCCTAACGGAAGAGGATCTGAAGCCTGAAGTGATGAGTATCAGATGCATTGGAGATATCAAAAGACTGCACATCAGTATTAAACAGTTGCAAAGAGACAACATCACTACTTTGTACGAGTTGGGACAGATCGACTTGTTCCCATCGACCACTTACTATACTCATCAACGCCAAGAT GTACCCAGCAATGGAGTGGTTAACAATGACGCCTCCATGGAACACGAGTCGTACTCAGCATCCGTGTCTGAAGATGGCCAAGCATCTCATCTACCAccagaaatttggaaaactttCATAAGCTTAGGGTACCTCTTCATTGTCACATGGATCACTGCCTTCGTTATGGTCATTGTTCACGATCGAGTACCTGACATGAAAAAATACCCACCATTACCAGACATATTTTTAGATAATGTTCCACACATACCGTGGGCTTTCGATATGTGCGAAGTAACAGGAACGTTACTGTTTGCGATTTGGCTGGTGGTGCTTATCTTTCACAGATATAG GTTTATATTACTACGAAGATTCTTTGCCCTGTCCGGGACAGTCTTCCTTTTGAGATGCGTAACCATGCTCATAACTTCTCTGTCTGTACCTGGTGCTCATCTGCAGTGTCAGCCAAGGAAGGGGTCTGATGAAGAATGGTCGGG GACTGCGTATGGTGAACTCTACAACAAGATATCTATGGCGTATGTAATCTGGAGAGGCGCCGGTATGTCCATTCAAGGAGTTCGAACTTGCGGTGATTACATGTTCAGCGGGCATACAGTGGCATTAACTATGTTGAACTTCTTCATAACTGAAT ataCATCAAGGCAGTTGTACTTCCTGCACACGTTCACGTGGATGCTTAATAtgtttggaatattttttattctggcAGCGCATGAGCACTACTCTATCGACGTGTTTGTTGCATTTTACATAACTTCTCGACTCTTTTTGTATTATCATACACTGGCTAACAATCAAGCCTTAATGCAACGGGATTCCAATCGAACAAGAATTTGGTTTCCACTGTTCAGCTTCTTCGAGTCGTCGGTTGACGGGATTGTTCCAAACGAGTATGAATCCCCTTCAGAGATCATTTGCAATTTGATATGTGCCGGAAAGGATGCGTTCAATTTCGTTCATTCTCACATCTCGTTTCACAAAGCCCAGCTTTGCAACAACGTTGAGGAAGTTCCGTCGAATGGCAGAGGCGGCgatagtggtaaaaaaaagaaactttaa